AGGACGGGGTGAACGCTGGCCAGAGACCACGAGAGGCCGCGCAACGGCGCCAGTTGATCGGCAGGAAAATAGCCGCTGCAATGGAACGCCACTGAACGCATCCCGGTTGTTTCCTGGTTCTCGAAGGCCTCTTTCAATTCGTGGGCCACCGCAGAGATTTGCGTGTCGGGCACTGATATGATCCACAGGTCAGCGGGTCGCAAATCGGCATAGCTTGCTGCAACGCGCCCGGTTCTGGATAATCGGGCGGCTTCATTTGCCGACTGAAAGGATGTGCTCAGAACATCCTGGATACGGCAGCCATCAGTGCCATCCAGAAGGCGGATCAGCGTTTTGCCGACCCGCCCGGCACCGACAACGTTTATTTTGATTTCAGTCATCCGGGCTCTCTGTTCTTTTCGTCTAGTCCGCGCCACGATGGGACGAATAGAAAAACGCAATGGCTTGTGTTCTGTTTTTGACGTTCAGCTTCTCATAGATATTTGACAGGTGAAACTTGACCGTGTTGGTGGATATCTGAAGTTCCCTGGACAGTTCCCGGTTCGACATCCCCTGCGCCAAGGCCTCCAGAATGGCGCGTTCCTTGCGCGACAGGCTTTGAATCGGATCCTGTTTCATTTTCCGGACGTCGATGAACGGAAACACCATCTTACCTGCTGCCACTTCGGCACAGGTCTCAAGAAGCACGTCAACCTCGCCCGAGCGGGCAGCAAATCCAGCGGCACCCGCCTGCATGGCCAATCGCGGGACATCTCCGGAGGCATCGCCATAGATGACAAAGCGCGGTGCATCGGCCTGATCGCGCAACACTTCGATCAATTTGGCGGCGCCCAGGGCCGAAAGCGTCCAGTCCACGACGCCGACCTGAACAGGTATCCGCATCACCGTTCCCAGAAATCCTTCTGCCGTCGCCGACGTGGCAACCAGAGAGAATCGCGGATCACGTTCGAATATCTCCGACATGGCAGACAGAACCAGCGGATTGCTGTCAGCAAGCATGACGTCGATGGGTTTGCCCGATGTTTCAACCATATGATTTTGCCCTGACTTTCTAAAAAACCACCCAAAAGAATGGGGGTGTTTTCGGTATACCTTGGTATTTTTACCAATACGGGTGGGTAGAACCCCATACTTTTAGACATCCAAAAGCAGTAGTAAGTTACGTTGCGCCGTTGGGCAAGCTCGCGTTTTCTGGTCGACATCTTAACACATCAGGCCGCAATGCCCGGCCAACAGCCGAGGATGCAAGCCATGACCTTTCAGATTTTCCCTCCGCTCGAAATTCCCGAGACCCTTGCCGCAGGGCCGGGGCCGGGCAACACGGATGTGCGTGTCCTGAAAGCCTTCGCCGGCGCAGGTGTCGCCGATCACATGCAGGGCGATGTCCTCAGGGGCATGATCGAATGCAAGCACATGCTGCGGAAAATCTGGGGCACTGGAAACGCTTATACATTCGCTGTCGCGGGTACCGGCTGGAGCGCTCTGGACACCATGTTCTCGGCCGTCATGCCGGGCGACAAGGTTGTGGCCTTCACCAACGGCACATTCTCGGGGATCGACGCGCTGACGCTGCGGATCAAGGCGGCAACGCCCGCCGAGCACGCGGCCAGCCCGCTTGACCCACAGGCGGCCAGCGTCACGGTCGTCGAGGTTCCACATGGCCAGCCGGTGACGGCTGAACTGGTTGAAGCCACTCTGGCCGAACACAAGCCGAAATGGGCCTTCATGGCGCATTGGGAAACCGGATCGGGCAGGGTGAACGATCTGCGCGGTTTCTCGGACGCGTGTGAACGTCATGGGGCGATGGGGCTGGTCGATGCGGTCTCGTCACTGGGTGTCGAAGACTTTTCGATCGATGACTATCCGGGTGTGGCAGGTTGGGCTTCCTGTCCGCAGAAAGGCCTGTGCTGCCTGCCGCTGACCTATGCCCCTGTCAGCTTTACCAATGCCTATATCGAGGCGCTGAAATCCACAGGTGCCTATACCTATGTGCACAATCCGATCTTCGAGGCCCGTCACTGGGGCATCGTCGATGGGCAGGACGTGGAAAAGGGAACCTACCACCGGACCCATTCCGGATATGCGGTGGCGGCGTTCCACGAGTCATTGCGCCTGACCTTGCAGGAAGGTCTGGCCAAGCGGTCGATGTCTTACCGGACGCATGAAAAGGTTCTTCGGGACGCGGTGACCGAGATGGGGTGCGAGGTCACCTCGGACATGCCCAGTCTGATCGTGCTCAACCTGCCTTCCGAGCTTTCTGGCCGCGAGATGGAACTGGTGCAGAACTGCCGCGCCCGCGGGTTTGGCATCTGGCCCACTTTGAGCGAACCGGTGCAGGTGCGCATCGGCATCCTCAATCAATTGAATCGCGAGGCCGTCAGCCAGATCGTACGCCTGTTCGCCGAAGCCATTCGTGAGCTGGGCGGAGAGGTCGATCAGGACGCGATCGAAGCTCTGCTGGAAAGCCGTTACGGCACTTCGATAGCTGCGTAAACAGGAGCACATCAGATGGATATCCACGAATACCAGGCGAAAGAAGTTCTTTCGAAATTCGGCGTCGACGTGCCC
This DNA window, taken from Ruegeria sp. YS9, encodes the following:
- a CDS encoding response regulator transcription factor is translated as MVETSGKPIDVMLADSNPLVLSAMSEIFERDPRFSLVATSATAEGFLGTVMRIPVQVGVVDWTLSALGAAKLIEVLRDQADAPRFVIYGDASGDVPRLAMQAGAAGFAARSGEVDVLLETCAEVAAGKMVFPFIDVRKMKQDPIQSLSRKERAILEALAQGMSNRELSRELQISTNTVKFHLSNIYEKLNVKNRTQAIAFFYSSHRGAD
- a CDS encoding aminotransferase class V-fold PLP-dependent enzyme, which codes for MTFQIFPPLEIPETLAAGPGPGNTDVRVLKAFAGAGVADHMQGDVLRGMIECKHMLRKIWGTGNAYTFAVAGTGWSALDTMFSAVMPGDKVVAFTNGTFSGIDALTLRIKAATPAEHAASPLDPQAASVTVVEVPHGQPVTAELVEATLAEHKPKWAFMAHWETGSGRVNDLRGFSDACERHGAMGLVDAVSSLGVEDFSIDDYPGVAGWASCPQKGLCCLPLTYAPVSFTNAYIEALKSTGAYTYVHNPIFEARHWGIVDGQDVEKGTYHRTHSGYAVAAFHESLRLTLQEGLAKRSMSYRTHEKVLRDAVTEMGCEVTSDMPSLIVLNLPSELSGREMELVQNCRARGFGIWPTLSEPVQVRIGILNQLNREAVSQIVRLFAEAIRELGGEVDQDAIEALLESRYGTSIAA